From Nitrospirota bacterium, the proteins below share one genomic window:
- the fdhD gene encoding formate dehydrogenase accessory sulfurtransferase FdhD produces the protein METKRDALILKISGSNVEGVVDEVASELPVRLILNNQQLVTLLCTPSELEELAVGFLLSEGLLRERSSIRSLDFIESDAAIRIELSDLPADWENLFEKRTISSGCGKGITFTSYRIDTDRRLAVTGQLVSLTGIRNLLNHFRNISKLYVATGGVHSAALSDGKDLLFFSEDIGRHNAVDKLIGKAFLRSVPVENKVLITSGRITSEIVTKAGRNRFPILISRAAPSCMAVSYAEDMGITLVGFARGDRMNIYTWPNRIRME, from the coding sequence GTGGAAACGAAAAGAGATGCGCTCATACTCAAGATATCCGGCTCCAACGTCGAGGGCGTTGTCGATGAAGTGGCATCCGAATTGCCGGTCAGGCTCATCCTGAACAACCAGCAGCTCGTGACGCTCCTCTGCACGCCGTCCGAACTCGAAGAGCTTGCCGTCGGCTTCCTTCTCTCGGAGGGTTTGCTCCGCGAAAGATCATCGATCAGGAGTCTGGATTTCATCGAGAGCGACGCCGCAATCCGGATCGAGTTGTCTGATCTTCCCGCGGACTGGGAGAACTTGTTCGAAAAACGCACCATCTCTTCGGGCTGCGGCAAAGGTATCACCTTCACCAGTTACCGGATTGATACCGACCGCAGGCTCGCCGTCACCGGACAGCTCGTGAGCCTCACGGGCATCAGGAACCTGCTCAATCACTTCCGGAATATATCGAAGCTCTATGTCGCAACCGGCGGAGTGCACAGCGCAGCGCTCTCGGACGGTAAAGACCTCCTGTTCTTTTCCGAAGATATCGGCAGACACAATGCCGTGGACAAGCTTATCGGGAAGGCGTTTCTTCGGTCAGTCCCGGTTGAGAACAAGGTCCTGATCACCAGCGGAAGGATCACTTCGGAGATCGTGACAAAGGCCGGCCGGAACCGCTTCCCGATCCTGATCAGCCGCGCCGCGCCTTCCTGCATGGCCGTCAGCTATGCCGAAGACATGGGCATCACGCTCGTGGGGTTTGCCCGGGGAGACCGGATGAACATCTACACCTGGCCGAACAGGATCAGGATGGAGTAG